AattgccggtcaatagactgcgatctataagaccgccggtcaattgactgtgatctattggaccgccggtcaatagactgcgatctattggaccggcaacttattttagaaaaagtgaaagattaaaagataactttattatgtttattttactattgttcttaaaatttatcttcATGGTATGAAAACCTTCTGTAACTTATAATTGTAAACACAAACTACTAAACgcggaattaggtaataaaacaattatttaatgctcgAACAGTCAATagtatacagttgttgacttGGGTCGAGGGCAACAGCCGGTCCGatagatcaactgttgcccgagacgcagtcaacaactgttttgttataccccttctaatcaataacacgttttcgcggaatgtgacgtcaccggtcaacagtcttttttaacagtcgattttaacagttccaatctaacagttccagtccaacagtcaaaatgctggacttttttcgtatagagttatatagtaactgttttacatgGGTATAACAAATCCGATTTTTTTctcttggtgcagggaacagctcagtatgatctattgcccgaggccgttggcctcgggcaatagatcatactaagctgttccctgcaccaagggaaaaatattctggtttgttatacccctgtacaacagttactatataactctatacgaaaaaaagtccagcatttcgactgttggactggaactgttagattggaactgttaaaatcgactgttaaaaaagactgttgaccggtgacgtcacattccgcgaaaacgtgttattgattagaaggggtataacaaaacagttgttgactgtgtctcgggcaacagttgatctgtcggaccggctcgcaaactgttgcccgcggccttcggccttgggcaacagtttgcgagccggtccgacagatcaactgttccctcgaccccagtcaacaactgtatactattgactgctcaagcattaaataattgtataatataaaactttttgtatattatgatattgtatcatgatattgctatatcaatatacatatattacatggctACGAGGGCGACTTAGCAGAATATTTGCCCTGGGGTGACAGGGAAGCCCTGGGTGTTATGTCGCCCGATGCCGAAGGCAGAGGGCGACATTACACTCCAGGGCTTTTTTGCAAAATGTCGATCGATGCTTTcaaaaagaagataatttttcaaattaaacaattacaGTTAGTTTCTCTGAATAGCAGACACTgtcatgaaatttttattttcgaaGAACTGTTTACGATTGCTTAGCTAAATTTCGAACCCCACGTGATTAATATGCAGAATCATTGCACGCGAGGGTTATATAACAGtttcgggagggcaatataaccatttcctgtgaaatataactTTTCCCGGGAGgacaatataactatttccgGTGTGAATCAGCAATTTTCAgggcatagtaataaaattatctcatttgtgacataacgagaaaacttgttcgaaaatgttatatataatattgtataatattgtgtaatatataatatcatattgtatacaATGCattatgtataatatatgatacaatattatacaaaatatatgatacaatagtAAAATTTATGTCATGgcatcatatcatacaatttaTTATCATGTGTTACAATATTACGGGGTATTATGTTATGATATGatactatatattattttattatgatattgtattatgtgatgaaatacatttatatataacacaacaaaatattatatcatattttatcattatgatCCAATATCATATCTTGATATAATGTCATATGTAATAATATCATAttgtttcattatatattacattaatatattgtatcatatgttatatcatatgatatgtcatatgacacaatattgtatagtattataggatgcaatatcaaatttcatattactatgttgattaaaattgtattttacaatacCGTTTGAAATTCACGTTTGActatcaaacaatattttaacatatgatatgcgatatatatatagaatatcacacttttgttttgatctcggccctggtatcagcccgagCGGTTGGTATCGGCCCAAGCCCGAAGGGCGCGGGCAGATACCATCCGagggctgataccagggccgagatcaaaacaaaagtgtgatgttgtttatatcatatatctaaaatcaaagactttaattcaaatttaaattccaaATTAGTAATATGATTTATCATGAAGAAGCTATAGATTTTTTAACTTGttcgtttttatttctttttatatgtgttaaaactgtaagagttgtcggactttgttgacaaaccatcgtcatttgaaatacagtagAAGGGAGTCTGTCGTCTGAAATCttctagaattcaaaattatcgaGAGAAAAACTTCCCTCCTACGCAGCTTCGTTATGAGTCAAATTCTTTCACTGGGATTTCGTAAGTTTCCCGTCAGATTCCATTCATAAAGATCCATACTGTTAGATTCTATAGCAACTAGAAAGTTGTTTGCGAACGTTCATAAGCGGGTCCATTTCTTTAACACCTTAATTTTTACAGTCTAATCTctggttttctaagattaagtctcgttccatccttctctatatcctccataatttaaacgttgattgatattaaataaagcgTGCTATTGTTCTAAATACACAAGCGTTGTGTAGGTTACCTCCCCTTACTTGGATACACATCACTCTTTGgcgctatttttgaattattatttttcaattttcagtaatagataaaaatatttagacgtgtaaggtgataatttgtattatatattcgTAATTCTATCGTTATTTCACAAACTAGTCTTAATTTAAAGCGGAGATATATGGAAATTATCGATTTCAAATTTGAGGGCAATACACCCCCTTGACGACGGGCtgagacagagaaatatcagccccGAGGGCGAGACAGCCCTAGCTTCCGGTTGCTGTCTCACTTAGTCTAAAACACGTGTATCGGGGCTGATACACAACTAGGTATATGATATTGTGTAAAATCACActacagtatccatgaatatcaaagatcattaactatgattttcatttttaaaatatgataaaggtggtctcataaaggtgatgtctcgtctcggtgatcTTTGTAATCTGTAAATACCTAATAGTATGTTTAATGTTTAACAAAAGATTATTAAGAGATCTATATAgattcaaattttattcaaatcatgatacCGGGTGTAGGGCGGAGCTATACAATATCTCTGGAGGGGGTTcaattttacatgggaataACTAGAGATATAGTTCTCGGTCAACTCCGCTTCCCATAAACTGAATGGAATTTATGGGGAGCGGAGTGGACCGAAGATGACTAGAgataaacctttaaaaatctttaaaaataatataacagcAAAAGTCTTTCAATGTTTATCTTCAGATTATGtggagaaaattaaaaaatctttttaaataaagtctTATTTACTAATTTatcaagatattttgtatttgatgccGTAATGCTGATTTGATGCGAGTTATGgttttgttgctcaggtgaacgatgtggcccataggcctcttgtttaaagGTGTTTTCAGGTCAACTGTGCAAAAAATTGAGATTTTCTGATCAAACATTGTCTAGCTCAATCTGTGTTAGTCTCGAGTACCGGTAAACTTTTTACATCTTATTTTTTTCGCCAAGAACTACCCAGCTTGTTTTAACGCATCTTTGGATGAGgggacatttttaatttttttcaagttaGATTTTTTTGGTCCCAAACAAAACTTATGCATATCTCACAAATTGTAGGTTCATGTTTGTGTGGTCTgatttaactaaaaaaatattttataccgTATAAAGAATGTTACTTACTTAGAAATTCTGAAAGAATTATTATAAGATTGATTAATTCCTAGCTCTCTGATTGGCTCATATTCAACTATCTAGAAAAAACAGAACGTTAtataatatttccaaaaaagttttctcgttaaattacaaatgagatatttttaTTCCTAGGCCCCgaaaattgctgaatcacaAACGTAAGAGTTCCATAAAAATCGAAAATCAGAATGTTACGACAGCGTCTGTTATTCAGAGGAACTtactttgtttaatttgaaaatttttcatttttatttaaaggatcaatcgacattttacaaaatcttcTTTCATTGGTAAGATATGAcgatgtgtttaaaaaaaattaatacacttTTACACTTTTAATAGGATAAATATGTTCTTActctgattttgatttttaaaaatttaaaaacttgccTCCGGCTCGGTGATTATTGTACTTCtcgggtagctaaatcatcgtattgacctcaaaaacagcaataattatataaaatatttatcgtcAGTCGCCTGTGATACCTATTTATCGCGATTGTAAACACTTAAATGTGAAACAAATGATCGGGTAACCGTATACAAACTTTCTGAAGTAACTTTCATTCAACAAAGGCAGTGGTTTGAAGagtatattaaatttattgctGATGTCATGATATTTATACAACATTTATTGATACTGATATTACATTTCCGTACAAATATACAAACACGTAGAATGCTATCAAAGTACATCAGCTgtgtaaaaaaatacatttaacataTAAAACGTAAAAATGAAGTAAGCAATTAAAGTACATAAAAATCTGCTCAGGGTTGTCTAGTCATAATATACAAAGTGCGATGTGCATTTTGTATTTCCCGCCACTTAAATCGCACATCGTTGACGCGCAATAGAGAACTTCTGACAGAaatttaggtaaaaaaaaagtctaAAAACTACATGAATTCGACAATTATTTGGAACACATGCTGACAAAGAGAAGAATTCCTGAAATGACGTAGAGACATCCACTAGCGGTGGTGAGTGCGAAGGCCCATTGTAAGTAATCCGTGTCTACTTTCGAGCCGTAAATGATGACGCCCAACATAATAACACCAcctgtgataaaaaaaaattagggcgataagaaaaaacaaaactttatcaTGATATGACTGATTAACCTGATGCATCAATTGAATGCCTTACCTGTTCCCAGAGTAAGGATGGCCGTTAGAAAGGCGACTATTTTATTCCCCGATGTTTTGGACACACACGTGTACAGAACAAGGAAGAGGAGTCCGACGATCGCAGCAATCAGACCGATGGCTTCGAACACTCTCGTAGACTCGAACCAATCCGGAACTAAAACAAAAGAACCAAACAGTATTATCTGCGTTGTAAGAGTGGTTATATAGAATTTTACTATATGGAATCCAGTTTGTAAGTACGTATTATACGCGGGGTGGCCTGGTGGATGACGGATTTTGGTATTATTTCAGATAATGCCCGTGTTTGTCAGAAAAAGATTATAggctttattttttgataaagtaGATTTCCTCTGCCATAAGTGACGCTTGACATCAGTAGAATGTGATTTGAGGGGACGATAATGAAAACCAACAGCCTGTCGTGGGGGTGGGGTGGCTGGTCAAGGCGGCGGctaaatcccccccccccccctctcgaATTGATGAAGGTTTGTAAAgggttttttaatattaattcatCACGTGACGTCGCTGGTCTTCTGCCATCTGTTACGGTTGTACTACAGAGCTCTTAAGGCGGCAATGGATGGAGATGTTTCTGGATCGATCGTTCGGGAACATTCCTGCTGCTTGGCTGCTTACCGAGAGCTTAATTGCTGACAAACACAAAGTGCATACTCCCGGAATTGAATCTCTTCAAAACGACATCACTCTTTTTATCTTATGGGAATTAGGTCACAAATATATTCATTTGATCCAAACTCTTGGCAAACAAAGACTTCGATTAAACATTTTGACTCCGGTAGAGCTTCGATTACCTTGGGATTCATgcatgaacacttgttgaaagGAAAACACATCGATATGTTTGATCTTATTttgaagtatacatgtacacaaaaaggataaatatttcattaaattctgtgagTATAATACATACTGGCGGGGGTGTACGACGATATAGTTATAAGATGCGGATCCGTAATTATACCCGCCAACCCTGTATAACTGGGAAATGTGGGTATAAGCTGATTTAAGACCTGAGTTCGtagatgttacatgtatattaataaagtTTAACTAAGCAAAGTCCATGGTCGGTAATACACAATGAGAATACATGTCAATGCCCAACATAGCTTGGCGCGACTTTCCCTCGTCGATCCCAATATCCGGCTCATGCTTAACAGCCATATAACGGACATCCGTGAATATTCCTTGTCCTGAGCATACTCTCTCCCTACTAGGCTCAACTTTGCTCATACTTACTAAAAGGTTACTTGCAGGCTAAGGATGTGTAGAGACCTTGAATCAAGAATGGAGGTCAAATGTCAAGGTGAGACCTGTGGTAAAATCCTTGTCCGCATTTTACTTCTCCAGTAGCATGCTTGTTAAATAAAGATTGTGCAATTATGTGAATAGATTTCTAAGTCTGAGGTTTGCGCCTTACATGCTTTCTGTCCAAATGCCCTTTTAATATTAAGCTGCACGGGCCTCTTCCAATGGTCACCATCTCATGTCTTTAAACCATTATATATCGTTCAAGCCAAAGCAGTTGGTCTTTTATGACCTTTAATCCAATTTAATTTTATGGACCAAGATCACTTGGATTTTGAATTCATCAAAGTTTTCCACCAATTAATAATTCATGGAAGTATGTGtccagtacatgtatactgcaGAAACTTGGCTTCTGTCACACTTACAATTATAAGGTTATTTTAGTTTCTACATCACTATTAAAAGACTTAGTCAATGCTAGCCTGaagtatatatttttagtttgttcatatatatttgagaaTTTAAAAGCATGTTAAAACAGTCAACTAATCGTGTTGTCAGACAACGACGTAATTAGTTTCTGTACGTGGGGGCGGGGTGGGGTGAATCTATAACTTATAACTTAGAGTTCTCTcatttatattccaatttttacatactcccaaaaaagtgggggggggggggggcaactccaggataattaaatttttactatgtaaatcTAAGAAAATAATTCGGTgcgagaaaaaggggggggggggcaggcccccctccccccccccccgatgctacgtgcctgatacaCATGTAGAATACACATGTAGATTGTTGATTTCTGTGGATCCGTCCGCCACTGGTTATTTCTCTCTTGGTTCCAACTGTACACGCATTTTCCGTAGTCAGTGTCCCCCCAAAACAATTTAGTTCTGTCACATGTTTGTTGTCATACAAGTATTAAACGTCAGATCTATTCATTAAGGGCTTGATCTTAACCGACACGATTATCACGAACACAGGAAACCCCATACTTGTGTGTGGACACCTTAGAACAATGAAGACTGCCATCAAGTAGCTATAGAATATTTCTAGATCTCTTAAATTAACATAAATATTTCGCAGAAGGATTTTTCCGTAATTAGGTTAGGAAAGACTTGTTATCTGTACTAGGAGCACACCCATCCCGCGGGGTTACGAAGCGGCCATATACATATCGACAGATTAAACCCATTAAAGGTTCAACCAAAATCAAGGTAAATATGTAACGAAAACGAAATAAAATTCTTGTTCTACCCCTCCCATCGACCTTGCGCGGAGGCGATATGTTTCAACGCGTGAGCCTGCAGGTAACGCGAGctgaaaacaataaacaaacgAATGTCGAGGCCGCCGCCTCTAACATTCCTCACATTCcttgcatctttttttttaaattagaaaagtAAGAGTCGCTGAACATTAAAGCATTAAATGATCttgcaatttaatttaattttcattaaattcttaaaaaattg
This genomic window from Magallana gigas chromosome 5, xbMagGiga1.1, whole genome shotgun sequence contains:
- the LOC105331027 gene encoding uncharacterized protein, producing the protein MVELGNAPAATKVATVFIIIAFVVFLVGFGAPYWRDYPLGGNSGLWQSCGLFLGLDGCSYFTDLDEVGKDSYLPDWFESTRVFEAIGLIAAIVGLLFLVLYTCVSKTSGNKIVAFLTAILTLGTGGVIMLGVIIYGSKVDTDYLQWAFALTTASGCLYVISGILLFVSMCSK